In Nasonia vitripennis strain AsymCx chromosome 2, Nvit_psr_1.1, whole genome shotgun sequence, a genomic segment contains:
- the LOC100122601 gene encoding solute carrier organic anion transporter family member 2B1 isoform X1: MTLGPQEIVRSEVEGSFSGPANSLTPESIDCGCSRYQLPRLAKFATRQSFLALLCCIGVLQAAAQAYLHVTSSTIARRFQFDPYLMEWILCTSEIVLVIVALTVAYWGDRIHRASWLGGTTLIQCATFLTLLIPHGSNWLKITTSTDEPVNVTHMSIYAEESPDLCMRMSSRLIALEDPPHYSTLFILIAVQIVTGMANVAYYALGISYLDDNTKKIHVAVYFGVVLATKVLGSILGYILGWSFLRIDAEDLSSIRSYRDQIGAWWLGWPILSVMLAIPAGFMAIFPRKLPSELVEEAAATIIDQSGTLRGSQRNAVKKVGSPDFFPSILRLLTNKILICNVLAAAFFLTALINFMANENIFLESRFYAPRPTGMLLGFGDPLLSRTVTTIIKPLLAGLVIIISGLVIARAKPNARMLVIYSLITLISSALIIFGLAFDNCDKPPIVGAHRGSIVLNRFCNRECGCSRDADFRPVCDSRGTLTFYSPCHAGCTAMDYDGTNKVFSNCSCVEDDTGQGNTEAREGPCGSDSCQVGWLIYEILTIVVYAASASTIVGDLLISLRSVNVQDKALTIGYSMTLLAFFTYAIGKISYDELAKSTCQHWGLEDRICHLHHSTDLGNYLCFLTAGLIVVAALFKVGVWLFCQDLEMYDPTELEESQPREMKDMSKTQAEPLLQPQATSEQEESNQRTVDTVDDVVEPVVVIESNKLGKENGPVANVDEGEPSRLRYGPLGPGNRRVLKTQFNASIPHIDTDDDLDSSEGSQTLRKGSASQVSYKPLELDSDVESEMSGTLPRSKKLIPNAYDPGTLQVGIRAPFSNKPFPNPENYEDPRKVRSSRDSSPNVAADGSSKTNSFEYSKKRKDSKPLSASRGDFNEVGIPVVEPLETAAKGSMSSLRSPTIMMAITQLDRNPSREILEQTRFTYAPSRKHNTEEMEENRKFRLEKLMQPMNYLEPTARPPSRDQASSGFGSLQDMRERARLPSEISDSRDSLSSKSSTSGPPKKGGPLCTDL; the protein is encoded by the exons ATGACGCTGGGACCTCAGGAGATAGTGCGCTCGGAGGTCGAGGGCAGCTTTTCTGGACCGGCGAATTCCCTGACTCCGGAATCGATAGACTGCGGCTGCAGTCGCTATCAACTGCCGCGATTGGCGAAGTTCGCGACGCGCCAGAGCTTTCTAGCCCTTCTCTGCTGCATCGGAGTACTACAGGCCGCCGCACAGGCTTACCTTCACGTCACCAGCTCTACCATTGCCAGGAGGTTCCAGTTCGATCCCTACCTCATGG AATGGATTCTGTGTACGTCAGAAATCGTACTGGTGATCGTGGCTCTGACCGTCGCTTACTGGGGCGACAGGATTCACAGAGCATCTTGGCTGGGTGGTACTACGCTCATTCAGTGCGCAACTTTTTTGACACTTCTGATTCCGCATGGATCCAATTGGCTCAAAATTACGACATCGACGGATGAACCGGTGAACGTGACTCACATGTCTATTTACGCAG AGGAAAGTCCGGACCTTTGCATGAGAATGTCCTCGAGACTAATCGCACTGGAGGACCCGCCGCATTATTCGACTCTCTTTATTCTGATCGCCGTGCAGATCGTTACCGGAATGGCCAATGTCGCTTACTACGCTCTCGGTATATCCTACCTCGATGATAACACCAAGAAAATACACGTGGCTGTTTACTTTGGCGTCGTACTGGCGACGAAAGTACTGGGCAGTATTTTGGGATACATACTTGGCTGGTCGTTTTTACG AATAGATGCTGAAGACTTAAGCTCGATAAGATCGTACAGGGATCAAATCGGAGCATGGTGGCTCGGCTGGCCGATTTTGTCAGTCATGCTGGCTATCCCCGCTGGCTTCATGGCGATCTTTCCTCGGAAGTTGCCGTCAGAG CTGGTAGAAGAAGCTGCAGCAACGATCATCGATCAATCCGGTACCTTGAGAGGATCTCAGAGAAACGCAGTGAAGAAAGTTGGCAGTCCTGACTTCTTTCCATCGATATTGAGACTGCTCACCAATAAGATCCTCATTTGTAATGTTCTGGCTGCTGCGTTTTTCTTAACTGCTCTGATAAATTTTATGGcgaacgaaaatatttttctcgaatCAAGATTTTATGCGCCACGTCCTACAGGAATGTTGCTAGGCTTCGGAGATCCTTTACTTTCGCGGACAGTCACCA caatCATCAAACCATTGTTAGCTGGTTTAGTCATAATAATTTCTGGCTTGGTCATTGCTCGAGCAAAGCCCAACGCAAGAATGCTCGTTATCTACAGCCTCATAACATTAATTTCGTCGGCCTTGATAATATTTGGGCTTGCCTTCGATAACTGCGATAAACCACCTATTGTCGGCGCTCACAGAGGATC GATCGTACTGAACAGATTTTGTAACAGAGAATGTGGATGTTCTCGAGACGCCGATTTTCGGCCAGTTTGCGATAGTAGAGGAACGCTTACGTTCTACAGTCCTTGTCATGCTGGATGTACAGCGATGGATTATGATGGGACAAATAAAGTCTTTTCGAATTGCTCTTGCGTCGAAGACGACACAGGACAGGGAAACACCGAAGCTAGAGAAGGCCCATGTGGCTCTGACAGTTGTCAGGTTGGATGGCTCATTTATGAG ATTTTGACAATAGTAGTTTACGCTGCATCAGCTTCCACCATAGTCGGAGATTTGTTAATAAGTTTGAGGAGCGTAAATGTTCAGGATAAAGCTCTGACCATTGGATACAGTATGACTCTTTTAgcatttttcacttatgccATTggtaaaatatcgtacgacGAATTAGCTAAATCAACGTGTCAACACTGGGGTTTGGAAGATCGAATTTGCCATTTACATCATTCGACAGACTTAGGCAATTATTTGTGCTTCTTAACGGCTGGTCTCATTGTCGTTGCTGCATTGTTCAAAGTTGGAGTTTGGCTTTTCTGTCAGGATCTTGAGATGTACGATCCGACAGAATTAGAAGAATCGCAACCGAGAGAAATGAAGGACATGTCCAAAACTCAAGCTGAGCCACTGCTTCAACCGCAAGCCACATCTGAACAAGAGGAGTCGAACCAAAGAACAG TAGATACAGTGGACGACGTGGTGGAGCCAGTTGTCGTGATAGAGAGTAACAAATTAGGCAAAGAAAATGGTCCAGTAGCAAACGTCGATGAAGGTGAACCATCGAGATTGAGGTATGGACCACTTGGACCAGGAAACAGAAGAGTCCTTAAAACCCAGTTTAATGCTAGTATACCACATATCGATACGGACGATGACTTGGATAGTTCAGAAGGAAGTCAGACCTTGAGAAAAGGTTCAGCCTCCCAAGTTTCGTACAAGCCGTTGGAGCTGGACTCGGATGTAGAAAGTGAGATGAGTGGAACTTTACCCAGATCCAAAAAACTTATTCCAAACGCGTATGATCCAGGTACGCTTCAAGTGGGGATCAGAGCGCCGTTCAGCAACAAGCCATTCCCAAACCCTGAAAATTACGAAGACCCCAGAAAAGTAAGAAGTTCCAGAGACAGCAGTCCGAATGTTGCCGCGGACGGTTCATCAAAAACGAACAGCTTCGAATATTCCAAAAAACGGAAAGACAGCAAGCCTCTGTCCGCATCAAGGGGCGACTTCAACGAAGTTGGCATTCCCGTAGTAGAACCTCTCGAAACTGCTGCCAAAGGCTCCATGAGTTCTCTACGATCACCTACAATAATGATGGCCATAACACAATTAGACAGAAATCCAAGCCGGGAGATACTCGAACAGACCCGTTTCACCTATGCACCCTCGAGGAAACACAACACCGAAGAGATGGAAGAGAATCGCAAGTTTCGTTTAGAGAAACTGATGCAACCGATGAATTACCTAGAACCTACTGCCAGACCACCGTCTCGAGATCAAGCCTCCTCGGGCTTCGGAAGTCTTCAAGACATGCGCGAAAGAGCGAGACTTCCTAGCGAGATTTCGGATTCGAGAGATAGTTTAAGTTCGAAATCTTCGACCTCAGGACCGCCGAAGAAAGGAGGTCCCCTCTGTACAGATTTGTAA
- the LOC100122601 gene encoding uncharacterized protein LOC100122601 isoform X3, translated as MSLTTLSVYPTSMITPRKYTWLFTLASYWRRKYWAVFWDTYLAGRFYDAEDLSSIRSYRDQIGAWWLGWPILSVMLAIPAGFMAIFPRKLPSELVEEAAATIIDQSGTLRGSQRNAVKKVGSPDFFPSILRLLTNKILICNVLAAAFFLTALINFMANENIFLESRFYAPRPTGMLLGFGDPLLSRTVTTIIKPLLAGLVIIISGLVIARAKPNARMLVIYSLITLISSALIIFGLAFDNCDKPPIVGAHRGSIVLNRFCNRECGCSRDADFRPVCDSRGTLTFYSPCHAGCTAMDYDGTNKVFSNCSCVEDDTGQGNTEAREGPCGSDSCQVGWLIYEILTIVVYAASASTIVGDLLISLRSVNVQDKALTIGYSMTLLAFFTYAIGKISYDELAKSTCQHWGLEDRICHLHHSTDLGNYLCFLTAGLIVVAALFKVGVWLFCQDLEMYDPTELEESQPREMKDMSKTQAEPLLQPQATSEQEESNQRTVDTVDDVVEPVVVIESNKLGKENGPVANVDEGEPSRLRYGPLGPGNRRVLKTQFNASIPHIDTDDDLDSSEGSQTLRKGSASQVSYKPLELDSDVESEMSGTLPRSKKLIPNAYDPGTLQVGIRAPFSNKPFPNPENYEDPRKVRSSRDSSPNVAADGSSKTNSFEYSKKRKDSKPLSASRGDFNEVGIPVVEPLETAAKGSMSSLRSPTIMMAITQLDRNPSREILEQTRFTYAPSRKHNTEEMEENRKFRLEKLMQPMNYLEPTARPPSRDQASSGFGSLQDMRERARLPSEISDSRDSLSSKSSTSGPPKKGGPLCTDL; from the exons ATGTCGCTTACTACGCTCTCGGTATATCCTACCTCGATGATAACACCAAGAAAATACACGTGGCTGTTTACTTTGGCGTCGTACTGGCGACGAAAGTACTGGGCAGTATTTTGGGATACATACTTGGCTGGTCGTTTTTACG ATGCTGAAGACTTAAGCTCGATAAGATCGTACAGGGATCAAATCGGAGCATGGTGGCTCGGCTGGCCGATTTTGTCAGTCATGCTGGCTATCCCCGCTGGCTTCATGGCGATCTTTCCTCGGAAGTTGCCGTCAGAG CTGGTAGAAGAAGCTGCAGCAACGATCATCGATCAATCCGGTACCTTGAGAGGATCTCAGAGAAACGCAGTGAAGAAAGTTGGCAGTCCTGACTTCTTTCCATCGATATTGAGACTGCTCACCAATAAGATCCTCATTTGTAATGTTCTGGCTGCTGCGTTTTTCTTAACTGCTCTGATAAATTTTATGGcgaacgaaaatatttttctcgaatCAAGATTTTATGCGCCACGTCCTACAGGAATGTTGCTAGGCTTCGGAGATCCTTTACTTTCGCGGACAGTCACCA caatCATCAAACCATTGTTAGCTGGTTTAGTCATAATAATTTCTGGCTTGGTCATTGCTCGAGCAAAGCCCAACGCAAGAATGCTCGTTATCTACAGCCTCATAACATTAATTTCGTCGGCCTTGATAATATTTGGGCTTGCCTTCGATAACTGCGATAAACCACCTATTGTCGGCGCTCACAGAGGATC GATCGTACTGAACAGATTTTGTAACAGAGAATGTGGATGTTCTCGAGACGCCGATTTTCGGCCAGTTTGCGATAGTAGAGGAACGCTTACGTTCTACAGTCCTTGTCATGCTGGATGTACAGCGATGGATTATGATGGGACAAATAAAGTCTTTTCGAATTGCTCTTGCGTCGAAGACGACACAGGACAGGGAAACACCGAAGCTAGAGAAGGCCCATGTGGCTCTGACAGTTGTCAGGTTGGATGGCTCATTTATGAG ATTTTGACAATAGTAGTTTACGCTGCATCAGCTTCCACCATAGTCGGAGATTTGTTAATAAGTTTGAGGAGCGTAAATGTTCAGGATAAAGCTCTGACCATTGGATACAGTATGACTCTTTTAgcatttttcacttatgccATTggtaaaatatcgtacgacGAATTAGCTAAATCAACGTGTCAACACTGGGGTTTGGAAGATCGAATTTGCCATTTACATCATTCGACAGACTTAGGCAATTATTTGTGCTTCTTAACGGCTGGTCTCATTGTCGTTGCTGCATTGTTCAAAGTTGGAGTTTGGCTTTTCTGTCAGGATCTTGAGATGTACGATCCGACAGAATTAGAAGAATCGCAACCGAGAGAAATGAAGGACATGTCCAAAACTCAAGCTGAGCCACTGCTTCAACCGCAAGCCACATCTGAACAAGAGGAGTCGAACCAAAGAACAG TAGATACAGTGGACGACGTGGTGGAGCCAGTTGTCGTGATAGAGAGTAACAAATTAGGCAAAGAAAATGGTCCAGTAGCAAACGTCGATGAAGGTGAACCATCGAGATTGAGGTATGGACCACTTGGACCAGGAAACAGAAGAGTCCTTAAAACCCAGTTTAATGCTAGTATACCACATATCGATACGGACGATGACTTGGATAGTTCAGAAGGAAGTCAGACCTTGAGAAAAGGTTCAGCCTCCCAAGTTTCGTACAAGCCGTTGGAGCTGGACTCGGATGTAGAAAGTGAGATGAGTGGAACTTTACCCAGATCCAAAAAACTTATTCCAAACGCGTATGATCCAGGTACGCTTCAAGTGGGGATCAGAGCGCCGTTCAGCAACAAGCCATTCCCAAACCCTGAAAATTACGAAGACCCCAGAAAAGTAAGAAGTTCCAGAGACAGCAGTCCGAATGTTGCCGCGGACGGTTCATCAAAAACGAACAGCTTCGAATATTCCAAAAAACGGAAAGACAGCAAGCCTCTGTCCGCATCAAGGGGCGACTTCAACGAAGTTGGCATTCCCGTAGTAGAACCTCTCGAAACTGCTGCCAAAGGCTCCATGAGTTCTCTACGATCACCTACAATAATGATGGCCATAACACAATTAGACAGAAATCCAAGCCGGGAGATACTCGAACAGACCCGTTTCACCTATGCACCCTCGAGGAAACACAACACCGAAGAGATGGAAGAGAATCGCAAGTTTCGTTTAGAGAAACTGATGCAACCGATGAATTACCTAGAACCTACTGCCAGACCACCGTCTCGAGATCAAGCCTCCTCGGGCTTCGGAAGTCTTCAAGACATGCGCGAAAGAGCGAGACTTCCTAGCGAGATTTCGGATTCGAGAGATAGTTTAAGTTCGAAATCTTCGACCTCAGGACCGCCGAAGAAAGGAGGTCCCCTCTGTACAGATTTGTAA
- the LOC100122601 gene encoding solute carrier organic anion transporter family member 2B1 isoform X2 produces MTLGPQEIVRSEVEGSFSGPANSLTPESIDCGCSRYQLPRLAKFATRQSFLALLCCIGVLQAAAQAYLHVTSSTIARRFQFDPYLMEWILCTSEIVLVIVALTVAYWGDRIHRASWLGGTTLIQCATFLTLLIPHGSNWLKITTSTDEPVNVTHMSIYAEESPDLCMRMSSRLIALEDPPHYSTLFILIAVQIVTGMANVAYYALGISYLDDNTKKIHVAVYFGVVLATKVLGSILGYILGWSFLRIDAEDLSSIRSYRDQIGAWWLGWPILSVMLAIPAGFMAIFPRKLPSELVEEAAATIIDQSGTLRGSQRNAVKKVGSPDFFPSILRLLTNKILICNVLAAAFFLTALINFMANENIFLESRFYAPRPTGMLLGFGDPLLSRTVTTIIKPLLAGLVIIISGLVIARAKPNARMLVIYSLITLISSALIIFGLAFDNCDKPPIVGAHRGSIVLNRFCNRECGCSRDADFRPVCDSRGTLTFYSPCHAGCTAMDYDGTNKVFSNCSCVEDDTGQGNTEAREGPCGSDSCQVGWLIYEILTIVVYAASASTIVGDLLISLRSVNVQDKALTIGYSMTLLAFFTYAIGKISYDELAKSTCQHWGLEDRICHLHHSTDLGNYLCFLTAGLIVVAALFKVGVWLFCQDLEMYDPTELEESQPREMKDMSKTQAEPLLQPQATSEQEESNQRTDTVDDVVEPVVVIESNKLGKENGPVANVDEGEPSRLRYGPLGPGNRRVLKTQFNASIPHIDTDDDLDSSEGSQTLRKGSASQVSYKPLELDSDVESEMSGTLPRSKKLIPNAYDPGTLQVGIRAPFSNKPFPNPENYEDPRKVRSSRDSSPNVAADGSSKTNSFEYSKKRKDSKPLSASRGDFNEVGIPVVEPLETAAKGSMSSLRSPTIMMAITQLDRNPSREILEQTRFTYAPSRKHNTEEMEENRKFRLEKLMQPMNYLEPTARPPSRDQASSGFGSLQDMRERARLPSEISDSRDSLSSKSSTSGPPKKGGPLCTDL; encoded by the exons ATGACGCTGGGACCTCAGGAGATAGTGCGCTCGGAGGTCGAGGGCAGCTTTTCTGGACCGGCGAATTCCCTGACTCCGGAATCGATAGACTGCGGCTGCAGTCGCTATCAACTGCCGCGATTGGCGAAGTTCGCGACGCGCCAGAGCTTTCTAGCCCTTCTCTGCTGCATCGGAGTACTACAGGCCGCCGCACAGGCTTACCTTCACGTCACCAGCTCTACCATTGCCAGGAGGTTCCAGTTCGATCCCTACCTCATGG AATGGATTCTGTGTACGTCAGAAATCGTACTGGTGATCGTGGCTCTGACCGTCGCTTACTGGGGCGACAGGATTCACAGAGCATCTTGGCTGGGTGGTACTACGCTCATTCAGTGCGCAACTTTTTTGACACTTCTGATTCCGCATGGATCCAATTGGCTCAAAATTACGACATCGACGGATGAACCGGTGAACGTGACTCACATGTCTATTTACGCAG AGGAAAGTCCGGACCTTTGCATGAGAATGTCCTCGAGACTAATCGCACTGGAGGACCCGCCGCATTATTCGACTCTCTTTATTCTGATCGCCGTGCAGATCGTTACCGGAATGGCCAATGTCGCTTACTACGCTCTCGGTATATCCTACCTCGATGATAACACCAAGAAAATACACGTGGCTGTTTACTTTGGCGTCGTACTGGCGACGAAAGTACTGGGCAGTATTTTGGGATACATACTTGGCTGGTCGTTTTTACG AATAGATGCTGAAGACTTAAGCTCGATAAGATCGTACAGGGATCAAATCGGAGCATGGTGGCTCGGCTGGCCGATTTTGTCAGTCATGCTGGCTATCCCCGCTGGCTTCATGGCGATCTTTCCTCGGAAGTTGCCGTCAGAG CTGGTAGAAGAAGCTGCAGCAACGATCATCGATCAATCCGGTACCTTGAGAGGATCTCAGAGAAACGCAGTGAAGAAAGTTGGCAGTCCTGACTTCTTTCCATCGATATTGAGACTGCTCACCAATAAGATCCTCATTTGTAATGTTCTGGCTGCTGCGTTTTTCTTAACTGCTCTGATAAATTTTATGGcgaacgaaaatatttttctcgaatCAAGATTTTATGCGCCACGTCCTACAGGAATGTTGCTAGGCTTCGGAGATCCTTTACTTTCGCGGACAGTCACCA caatCATCAAACCATTGTTAGCTGGTTTAGTCATAATAATTTCTGGCTTGGTCATTGCTCGAGCAAAGCCCAACGCAAGAATGCTCGTTATCTACAGCCTCATAACATTAATTTCGTCGGCCTTGATAATATTTGGGCTTGCCTTCGATAACTGCGATAAACCACCTATTGTCGGCGCTCACAGAGGATC GATCGTACTGAACAGATTTTGTAACAGAGAATGTGGATGTTCTCGAGACGCCGATTTTCGGCCAGTTTGCGATAGTAGAGGAACGCTTACGTTCTACAGTCCTTGTCATGCTGGATGTACAGCGATGGATTATGATGGGACAAATAAAGTCTTTTCGAATTGCTCTTGCGTCGAAGACGACACAGGACAGGGAAACACCGAAGCTAGAGAAGGCCCATGTGGCTCTGACAGTTGTCAGGTTGGATGGCTCATTTATGAG ATTTTGACAATAGTAGTTTACGCTGCATCAGCTTCCACCATAGTCGGAGATTTGTTAATAAGTTTGAGGAGCGTAAATGTTCAGGATAAAGCTCTGACCATTGGATACAGTATGACTCTTTTAgcatttttcacttatgccATTggtaaaatatcgtacgacGAATTAGCTAAATCAACGTGTCAACACTGGGGTTTGGAAGATCGAATTTGCCATTTACATCATTCGACAGACTTAGGCAATTATTTGTGCTTCTTAACGGCTGGTCTCATTGTCGTTGCTGCATTGTTCAAAGTTGGAGTTTGGCTTTTCTGTCAGGATCTTGAGATGTACGATCCGACAGAATTAGAAGAATCGCAACCGAGAGAAATGAAGGACATGTCCAAAACTCAAGCTGAGCCACTGCTTCAACCGCAAGCCACATCTGAACAAGAGGAGTCGAACCAAAGAACAG ATACAGTGGACGACGTGGTGGAGCCAGTTGTCGTGATAGAGAGTAACAAATTAGGCAAAGAAAATGGTCCAGTAGCAAACGTCGATGAAGGTGAACCATCGAGATTGAGGTATGGACCACTTGGACCAGGAAACAGAAGAGTCCTTAAAACCCAGTTTAATGCTAGTATACCACATATCGATACGGACGATGACTTGGATAGTTCAGAAGGAAGTCAGACCTTGAGAAAAGGTTCAGCCTCCCAAGTTTCGTACAAGCCGTTGGAGCTGGACTCGGATGTAGAAAGTGAGATGAGTGGAACTTTACCCAGATCCAAAAAACTTATTCCAAACGCGTATGATCCAGGTACGCTTCAAGTGGGGATCAGAGCGCCGTTCAGCAACAAGCCATTCCCAAACCCTGAAAATTACGAAGACCCCAGAAAAGTAAGAAGTTCCAGAGACAGCAGTCCGAATGTTGCCGCGGACGGTTCATCAAAAACGAACAGCTTCGAATATTCCAAAAAACGGAAAGACAGCAAGCCTCTGTCCGCATCAAGGGGCGACTTCAACGAAGTTGGCATTCCCGTAGTAGAACCTCTCGAAACTGCTGCCAAAGGCTCCATGAGTTCTCTACGATCACCTACAATAATGATGGCCATAACACAATTAGACAGAAATCCAAGCCGGGAGATACTCGAACAGACCCGTTTCACCTATGCACCCTCGAGGAAACACAACACCGAAGAGATGGAAGAGAATCGCAAGTTTCGTTTAGAGAAACTGATGCAACCGATGAATTACCTAGAACCTACTGCCAGACCACCGTCTCGAGATCAAGCCTCCTCGGGCTTCGGAAGTCTTCAAGACATGCGCGAAAGAGCGAGACTTCCTAGCGAGATTTCGGATTCGAGAGATAGTTTAAGTTCGAAATCTTCGACCTCAGGACCGCCGAAGAAAGGAGGTCCCCTCTGTACAGATTTGTAA